A part of Drosophila bipectinata strain 14024-0381.07 chromosome 3L, DbipHiC1v2, whole genome shotgun sequence genomic DNA contains:
- the LOC108129137 gene encoding uncharacterized protein gives MAEKSVPEILQLNDDCLEEIFDRLQDLHSEVAFSQTCQRMQHICLSKWRISRAYEQLDLDKWREMLPNYEDLVYFLAQMRPYLKEMCASSCLCALLKDLDEMQISVFPRVTSFYYDPEELDCYPSNRSIRKLAQLLPGLQKLRLTTPIDGRYLSHFEHLQELHLYEDQHKAYELQQEYLDEICQKLHDLKVLDIRTYDVISKLQLGNCLQSLRNLTVLKLNLATLKPVLPEVLELPSLRQLVVLLDNEWHIPPLVSPDSYDHKIREVGEFYDIMERRAKDIVGFTVDGYYMPLEPGWDAELPIWAHRKLKRLAICSWSHAADYLERYTCMEDLRLLCLRNWNELSDEILLRLVELCPHLEHLDVSYCRELTANFLPRALAILKQREPRKQMPGYRHTPPLMLYYVLSGFEDFIDKSNLKSSPDYRGYIVFTADFPLGSERGLSFVDRGYQFEFDCP, from the exons ATGGCGGAGAAGTCGGTTCCTGAGATCCTCCAGTTGAACGACGACTGCCTAGAGGAGATCTTCGACCGGCTGCAGGACCTCCACTCGGAAGTGGCCTTTTCCCAGACCTGCCAGAGGATGCAGCATATCTGCCTGTCCAAATGGCGAATTAGCCGAGCCTATGAACAGCTGGACCTGGACAAGTGGCGGGAAATGCTCCCAAACTACGAGGACCTGGTGTACTTTCTGGCACAAATGCGACCTTACCTCAAGGAAATGTGTGCTAGCAGCTGCCTGTGCGCGTTGCTCAAGGACCTGGATGAAATGCAGATTTCGGTGTTTCCCCGAGTGACCAGTTTTTACTACGACCCCGAGGAACTCGATTGCTACCCTTCCAACCGGAGTATTCGCAAGCTCGCCCAGCTTCTACCGGGACTCCAAAAGCTACGCCTTACGACTCCCATCGATGGCAGGTACTTATCGCACTTTGAGCATCTGCAAGAGCTTCACCTTTATGAAGATCAACACAAGGCCTATGAGTTGCAGCAAGAATACCTCGACGAGATTTGCCA AAAGCTACACGACCTCAAGGTTTTAGACATCCGCACCTACGATGTTATCAGCAAGCTGCAGCTGGGAAACTGCCTACAAAGCCTACGAAATCTTACCGTGCTTAAGCTAAACCTGGCAACGTTAAAGCCCGTTCTGCCAGAGGTCCTGGAGCTGCCCTCCCTCAGGCAACTTGTGGTACTCCTTGATAACGAGTGGCACATCCCCCCGCTGGTCAGTCCCGATAGCTACGATCACAAGATTAGGGAAGTAGGGGAGTTCTACGATATTATGGAGCGAAGGgccaaagatatagtcggctttACGGTAGACGGCTATTACATGCCGTTGGAACCAGGCTGGGATGCGGAGCTGCCCATTTGGGCACATAGAAAATTAAAGCGGCTGGCCATTTGCAGCTGGAGCCATGCGGCCGACTACTTAGAGCGCTACACCTGCATGGAGGACCTGCGCCTTCTTTGCCTGCGCAACTGGAACGAGCTGAGCGATGAAATTCTGCTGCGGTTGGTCGAATTGTGCCCTCATCTTGAGCACCTGGACGTGTCTTACTGTCGTGAGCTCACTGCAAACTTCTTGCCCCGTGCCTTGGCTATCCTGAAGCAGCGCGAACCGCGTAAGCAAATGCCTGGATATCGACACACGCCACCTCTAATGCTATACTACGTGCTCAGTGGTTTTGAAGACTTTATAGATAAATCG AATCTCAAGAGCTCGCCGGATTATCGGGGATACATAGTATTCACGGCCGATTTCCCCTTGGGCTCGGAGCGGGGACTTAGCTTTGTAGATCGCGGCTATCAATTTGAATTTGACTGCCCTTGA
- the Nopp140 gene encoding nucleolar protein dao-5 isoform X3, producing the protein MTDLLKITDAIVHEYLQSKDKNLAKVFQQKTKAATVSKNTPKLSEILQFYQTKSATKIPAIKAAAGSSSDSDSDSDEAPAATKKAPAAPITNGKSTKAAAASSSEESDSEEEKKPAAKAPSKAAPAKKAADTSSEESDSEDEAPKKTATPAKAAPAKKAASSSDDSDSSEDEKKPAAKSPAKPAVAKKAASSSEDSSSEEDAKPAAPAKAAAPKKAASSSDDSDSDEEPAAKKSAPAKPAAKAASSSSDDSDSEEEKKPAAKTPAKAAPAKKVKSSSEDSSSEDEAPKKAAAPAKATPAKPAAGKKAESSSEDSSSEDEAPKKDATPAKPVAKKAATSSEDSDSDEDKAPKKPAAKPVIKGAPAKKAGDSEDSSEDSDSSEDSKPKAKAAAPKAAAKAASSSSEDSSEDEAQAAVKPAVKKTAAPAKKDESSSEDSSEDEAPPAKKPAPAPKKKDSSSDDSDSSEESGEVQSKAVANGGPKPGQKRKLSGGDAEEATPNKKYNNFVKSGEQQKWF; encoded by the exons ATGACGGACTTATTGAAAATAACGGATGCAATCGTGCACGAGTACTTGCAGTCGAAGGACAAAAACCTGGCAAAGGTTTTCCAGCAGAAGACGAAAGCG GCCACTGTCTCCAAGAACACGCCGAAACTGAGTGAAATCCTTCAGTTCTACCAAACCAAAAGCGCCACGAAAATCCCTGCCATCAAGGCGGCCgctggcagcagcagcgacagtGATTCGGACTCAGATGAAGCCCCCGCAGCGACCAAGAAGGCACCAGCTGCTCCCATAACGAACGGAAAATCCACAAAGGCCGCAGCCGCTTCCAGTAGCGAGGAAAGCGACTCCGAGGAGGAGAAGAAGCCCGCGGCAAAGGCACCCTCTAAGGCAGCACCCGCCAAAAAGGCGGCTGACACATCCAGTGAGGAGAGCGACTCCGAGGACGAGGCGCCCAAAAAGACGGCGACTCCTGCAAAGGCTGCGCCCGCTAAGAAAGCCGCTTCCTCCAGTGACGATAGCGACAGCTCCGAAGATGAGAAAAAACCAGCAGCAAAGTCCCCAGCCAAGCCAGCTGTAGCGAAGAAGGCTGCTTCCAGCAGCGAAGACAGCAGTTCCGAGGAAGATGCCAAGCCCGCAGCTCCAGCCAAGGCTGCGGCTCCCAAAAAAGCAGCATCCTCCAGCGACGACAGTGATTCCGATGAGGAGCCAGCTGCTAAGAAATCTGCCCCAGCAAAGCCTGCGGCAAAGGCAGCCTCGTCTAGCAGCGACGACAGTGACTCCGAGGAAGAGAAGAAGCCAGCGGCGAAGACCCCTGCTAAGGCTGCTCCCGCTAAGAAGGTCAAGAGCTCCAGTGAGGACAGTTCCTCAGAGGACGAAGCTCCTAAGAAGGCGGCAGCTCCCGCCAAGGCTACACCCGCTAAGCCTGCTGCCGGAAAGAAAGCTGAATCTTCCAGCGAAGACAGTTCATCCGAAGATGAGGCACCGAAGAAGGATGCGACTCCAGCAAAGCCGGTCGCAAAGAAGGCCGCGACCTCCAGCGAGGACAGTGACTCCGATGAAGATAAGGCACCTAAAAAACCAGCTGCTAAGCCAGTTATTAAAGGTGCTCCCGCTAAGAAAGCAGGTGACTCCGAGGACTCTTCGGAGGACAGCGACAGCTCCGAAGATTCAAAGCCCAAGGCTAAAGCTGCTGCGCCCAAAGCTGCGGCTAAGGCGGCCTCCTCCAGCAGCGAAGACTCTAGTGAAGATGAGGCTCAAGCTGCTGTGAAGCCAGCTGTGAAAAAGACAGCTGCTCCCGCCAAGAAGGATGAATCTTCTTCAGAGGACTCCTCCGAGGATGAGGCGCCGCCAGCAAAGAAGCCTGCTCCTGCGCCCAAAAAGAAGGACAGCAGCAGCGACGACAGTGACTCGAGCGAGGAGTCGGGAGAAGTGCAGTCCAAGGCGGTGGCTAATGGAGGACCAAAGCCTGGCCAGAAGCGCAAGCTGAGCGGCGGCGATGCCGAGGAAGCAACGCCCAACAAGAAGTACAACAACTTTGTCAAGTCGGGCGAGCAACAG AAATGGTTTTAA
- the Nopp140 gene encoding nucleolar protein dao-5 isoform X4: MTDLLKITDAIVHEYLQSKDKNLAKVFQQKTKAATVSKNTPKLSEILQFYQTKSATKIPAIKAAAGSSSDSDSDSDEAPAATKKAPAAPITNGKSTKAAAASSSEESDSEEEKKPAAKAPSKAAPAKKAADTSSEESDSEDEAPKKTATPAKAAPAKKAASSSDDSDSSEDEKKPAAKSPAKPAVAKKAASSSEDSSSEEDAKPAAPAKAAAPKKAASSSDDSDSDEEPAAKKSAPAKPAAKAASSSSDDSDSEEEKKPAAKTPAKAAPAKKVKSSSEDSSSEDEAPKKAAAPAKATPAKPAAGKKAESSSEDSSSEDEAPKKDATPAKPVAKKAATSSEDSDSDEDKAPKKPAAKPVIKGAPAKKAGDSEDSSEDSDSSEDSKPKAKAAAPKAAAKAASSSSEDSSEDEAQAAVKPAVKKTAAPAKKDESSSEDSSEDEAPPAKKPAPAPKKKDSSSDDSDSSEESGEVQSKAVANGGPKPGQKRKLSGGDAEEATPNKKYNNFVKSGEQQRNGFNSTPKNNFKNNGQLNNSGGGSGGRRSPFRRVRTEEVLVDVRVKDMSFEAKDGGFKKHNNGRGGRGGSGFSGRPDRSNWESNKFKGEGNGGGDGGGFKKIGDRKSFGGFDNNQRGRGGGGGFGGRGGGGGGGGFGGRGGGGGGFGGRGGGSRGGGGGFGGRGGGGRGGGSRGGARGGGFGNKSFDSSAPKQNKKITFDN, translated from the exons ATGACGGACTTATTGAAAATAACGGATGCAATCGTGCACGAGTACTTGCAGTCGAAGGACAAAAACCTGGCAAAGGTTTTCCAGCAGAAGACGAAAGCG GCCACTGTCTCCAAGAACACGCCGAAACTGAGTGAAATCCTTCAGTTCTACCAAACCAAAAGCGCCACGAAAATCCCTGCCATCAAGGCGGCCgctggcagcagcagcgacagtGATTCGGACTCAGATGAAGCCCCCGCAGCGACCAAGAAGGCACCAGCTGCTCCCATAACGAACGGAAAATCCACAAAGGCCGCAGCCGCTTCCAGTAGCGAGGAAAGCGACTCCGAGGAGGAGAAGAAGCCCGCGGCAAAGGCACCCTCTAAGGCAGCACCCGCCAAAAAGGCGGCTGACACATCCAGTGAGGAGAGCGACTCCGAGGACGAGGCGCCCAAAAAGACGGCGACTCCTGCAAAGGCTGCGCCCGCTAAGAAAGCCGCTTCCTCCAGTGACGATAGCGACAGCTCCGAAGATGAGAAAAAACCAGCAGCAAAGTCCCCAGCCAAGCCAGCTGTAGCGAAGAAGGCTGCTTCCAGCAGCGAAGACAGCAGTTCCGAGGAAGATGCCAAGCCCGCAGCTCCAGCCAAGGCTGCGGCTCCCAAAAAAGCAGCATCCTCCAGCGACGACAGTGATTCCGATGAGGAGCCAGCTGCTAAGAAATCTGCCCCAGCAAAGCCTGCGGCAAAGGCAGCCTCGTCTAGCAGCGACGACAGTGACTCCGAGGAAGAGAAGAAGCCAGCGGCGAAGACCCCTGCTAAGGCTGCTCCCGCTAAGAAGGTCAAGAGCTCCAGTGAGGACAGTTCCTCAGAGGACGAAGCTCCTAAGAAGGCGGCAGCTCCCGCCAAGGCTACACCCGCTAAGCCTGCTGCCGGAAAGAAAGCTGAATCTTCCAGCGAAGACAGTTCATCCGAAGATGAGGCACCGAAGAAGGATGCGACTCCAGCAAAGCCGGTCGCAAAGAAGGCCGCGACCTCCAGCGAGGACAGTGACTCCGATGAAGATAAGGCACCTAAAAAACCAGCTGCTAAGCCAGTTATTAAAGGTGCTCCCGCTAAGAAAGCAGGTGACTCCGAGGACTCTTCGGAGGACAGCGACAGCTCCGAAGATTCAAAGCCCAAGGCTAAAGCTGCTGCGCCCAAAGCTGCGGCTAAGGCGGCCTCCTCCAGCAGCGAAGACTCTAGTGAAGATGAGGCTCAAGCTGCTGTGAAGCCAGCTGTGAAAAAGACAGCTGCTCCCGCCAAGAAGGATGAATCTTCTTCAGAGGACTCCTCCGAGGATGAGGCGCCGCCAGCAAAGAAGCCTGCTCCTGCGCCCAAAAAGAAGGACAGCAGCAGCGACGACAGTGACTCGAGCGAGGAGTCGGGAGAAGTGCAGTCCAAGGCGGTGGCTAATGGAGGACCAAAGCCTGGCCAGAAGCGCAAGCTGAGCGGCGGCGATGCCGAGGAAGCAACGCCCAACAAGAAGTACAACAACTTTGTCAAGTCGGGCGAGCAACAG AGAAATGGTTTTAACTCGACTCCCAAGAACAACTTTAAAAACAACGGACAGCTGAACAATAGTGGAGGGGGAAGTGGCGGAAGACGCTCCCCCTTCCGGCGGGTTCGCACCGAGGAGGTGCTAGTGGATGTCCGGGTGAAGGACATGTCGTTCGAGGCCAAG GACGGCGGCTTCAAGAAGCACAACAACGGACGCGGAGGAAGGGGCGGTTCCGGTTTCTCCGGACGCCCGGATCGCAGCAACTGGGAGAGCAACAAGTTCAAGGGCGAGGGCAACGGCGGCGGTGACGGTGGCGGCTTCAAGAAGATCGGAGACCGCAAGAGCTTCGGCGGCTTTGACAACAACCAGAGAGGacgcggtggcggcggcggctttGGTGGCCGtggaggcggtggcggcggaggcGGCTTTGGCGGCCGTGGAGGAGGCGGCGGTGGCTTCGGAGGACGCGGTGGTGGTTCCCGCGGAGGCGGCGGTGGTTTTGGGGGACGCGGTGGTGGCGGCCGGGGAGGCGGTAGCCGTGGTGGCGCACGAGGCGGCGGTTTCGGTAACAAATCCTTCGACTCGTCGGCGCccaagcaaaacaaaaagatcACCTTTGACAATTAG
- the Nopp140 gene encoding nucleolar protein dao-5 isoform X1 produces MTDLLKITDAIVHEYLQSKDKNLAKVFQQKTKAATVSKNTPKLSEILQFYQTKSATKIPAIKAAAGSSSDSDSDSDEAPAATKKAPAAPITNGKSTKAAAASSSEESDSEEEKKPAAKAPSKAAPAKKAADTSSEESDSEDEAPKKTATPAKAAPAKKAASSSDDSDSSEDEKKPAAKSPAKPAVAKKAASSSEDSSSEEDAKPAAPAKAAAPKKAASSSDDSDSDEEPAAKKSAPAKPAAKAASSSSDDSDSEEEKKPAAKTPAKAAPAKKVKSSSEDSSSEDEAPKKAAAPAKATPAKPAAGKKAESSSEDSSSEDEAPKKDATPAKPVAKKAATSSEDSDSDEDKAPKKPAAKPVIKGAPAKKAGDSEDSSEDSDSSEDSKPKAKAAAPKAAAKAASSSSEDSSEDEAQAAVKPAVKKTAAPAKKDESSSEDSSEDEAPPAKKPAPAPKKKDSSSDDSDSSEESGEVQSKAVANGGPKPGQKRKLSGGDAEEATPNKKYNNFVKSGEQQDGGFKKHNNGRGGRGGSGFSGRPDRSNWESNKFKGEGNGGGDGGGFKKIGDRKSFGGFDNNQRGRGGGGGFGGRGGGGGGGGFGGRGGGGGGFGGRGGGSRGGGGGFGGRGGGGRGGGSRGGARGGGFGNKSFDSSAPKQNKKITFDN; encoded by the exons ATGACGGACTTATTGAAAATAACGGATGCAATCGTGCACGAGTACTTGCAGTCGAAGGACAAAAACCTGGCAAAGGTTTTCCAGCAGAAGACGAAAGCG GCCACTGTCTCCAAGAACACGCCGAAACTGAGTGAAATCCTTCAGTTCTACCAAACCAAAAGCGCCACGAAAATCCCTGCCATCAAGGCGGCCgctggcagcagcagcgacagtGATTCGGACTCAGATGAAGCCCCCGCAGCGACCAAGAAGGCACCAGCTGCTCCCATAACGAACGGAAAATCCACAAAGGCCGCAGCCGCTTCCAGTAGCGAGGAAAGCGACTCCGAGGAGGAGAAGAAGCCCGCGGCAAAGGCACCCTCTAAGGCAGCACCCGCCAAAAAGGCGGCTGACACATCCAGTGAGGAGAGCGACTCCGAGGACGAGGCGCCCAAAAAGACGGCGACTCCTGCAAAGGCTGCGCCCGCTAAGAAAGCCGCTTCCTCCAGTGACGATAGCGACAGCTCCGAAGATGAGAAAAAACCAGCAGCAAAGTCCCCAGCCAAGCCAGCTGTAGCGAAGAAGGCTGCTTCCAGCAGCGAAGACAGCAGTTCCGAGGAAGATGCCAAGCCCGCAGCTCCAGCCAAGGCTGCGGCTCCCAAAAAAGCAGCATCCTCCAGCGACGACAGTGATTCCGATGAGGAGCCAGCTGCTAAGAAATCTGCCCCAGCAAAGCCTGCGGCAAAGGCAGCCTCGTCTAGCAGCGACGACAGTGACTCCGAGGAAGAGAAGAAGCCAGCGGCGAAGACCCCTGCTAAGGCTGCTCCCGCTAAGAAGGTCAAGAGCTCCAGTGAGGACAGTTCCTCAGAGGACGAAGCTCCTAAGAAGGCGGCAGCTCCCGCCAAGGCTACACCCGCTAAGCCTGCTGCCGGAAAGAAAGCTGAATCTTCCAGCGAAGACAGTTCATCCGAAGATGAGGCACCGAAGAAGGATGCGACTCCAGCAAAGCCGGTCGCAAAGAAGGCCGCGACCTCCAGCGAGGACAGTGACTCCGATGAAGATAAGGCACCTAAAAAACCAGCTGCTAAGCCAGTTATTAAAGGTGCTCCCGCTAAGAAAGCAGGTGACTCCGAGGACTCTTCGGAGGACAGCGACAGCTCCGAAGATTCAAAGCCCAAGGCTAAAGCTGCTGCGCCCAAAGCTGCGGCTAAGGCGGCCTCCTCCAGCAGCGAAGACTCTAGTGAAGATGAGGCTCAAGCTGCTGTGAAGCCAGCTGTGAAAAAGACAGCTGCTCCCGCCAAGAAGGATGAATCTTCTTCAGAGGACTCCTCCGAGGATGAGGCGCCGCCAGCAAAGAAGCCTGCTCCTGCGCCCAAAAAGAAGGACAGCAGCAGCGACGACAGTGACTCGAGCGAGGAGTCGGGAGAAGTGCAGTCCAAGGCGGTGGCTAATGGAGGACCAAAGCCTGGCCAGAAGCGCAAGCTGAGCGGCGGCGATGCCGAGGAAGCAACGCCCAACAAGAAGTACAACAACTTTGTCAAGTCGGGCGAGCAACAG GACGGCGGCTTCAAGAAGCACAACAACGGACGCGGAGGAAGGGGCGGTTCCGGTTTCTCCGGACGCCCGGATCGCAGCAACTGGGAGAGCAACAAGTTCAAGGGCGAGGGCAACGGCGGCGGTGACGGTGGCGGCTTCAAGAAGATCGGAGACCGCAAGAGCTTCGGCGGCTTTGACAACAACCAGAGAGGacgcggtggcggcggcggctttGGTGGCCGtggaggcggtggcggcggaggcGGCTTTGGCGGCCGTGGAGGAGGCGGCGGTGGCTTCGGAGGACGCGGTGGTGGTTCCCGCGGAGGCGGCGGTGGTTTTGGGGGACGCGGTGGTGGCGGCCGGGGAGGCGGTAGCCGTGGTGGCGCACGAGGCGGCGGTTTCGGTAACAAATCCTTCGACTCGTCGGCGCccaagcaaaacaaaaagatcACCTTTGACAATTAG
- the Nopp140 gene encoding nucleolar protein dao-5 isoform X2: protein MTDLLKITDAIVHEYLQSKDKNLAKVFQQKTKAATVSKNTPKLSEILQFYQTKSATKIPAIKAAAGSSSDSDSDSDEAPAATKKAPAAPITNGKSTKAAAASSSEESDSEEEKKPAAKAPSKAAPAKKAADTSSEESDSEDEAPKKTATPAKAAPAKKAASSSDDSDSSEDEKKPAAKSPAKPAVAKKAASSSEDSSSEEDAKPAAPAKAAAPKKAASSSDDSDSDEEPAAKKSAPAKPAAKAASSSSDDSDSEEEKKPAAKTPAKAAPAKKVKSSSEDSSSEDEAPKKAAAPAKATPAKPAAGKKAESSSEDSSSEDEAPKKDATPAKPVAKKAATSSEDSDSDEDKAPKKPAAKPVIKGAPAKKAGDSEDSSEDSDSSEDSKPKAKAAAPKAAAKAASSSSEDSSEDEAQAAVKPAVKKTAAPAKKDESSSEDSSEDEAPPAKKPAPAPKKKDSSSDDSDSSEESGEVQSKAVANGGPKPGQKRKLSGGDAEEATPNKKYNNFVKSGEQQRNGFNSTPKNNFKNNGQLNNSGGGSGGRRSPFRRVRTEEVLVDVRVKDMSFEAKKNAAGSWGERANKDLKHTRGKSFKHEKTKKKRGSYRGGQIDTGVNSIKFD from the exons ATGACGGACTTATTGAAAATAACGGATGCAATCGTGCACGAGTACTTGCAGTCGAAGGACAAAAACCTGGCAAAGGTTTTCCAGCAGAAGACGAAAGCG GCCACTGTCTCCAAGAACACGCCGAAACTGAGTGAAATCCTTCAGTTCTACCAAACCAAAAGCGCCACGAAAATCCCTGCCATCAAGGCGGCCgctggcagcagcagcgacagtGATTCGGACTCAGATGAAGCCCCCGCAGCGACCAAGAAGGCACCAGCTGCTCCCATAACGAACGGAAAATCCACAAAGGCCGCAGCCGCTTCCAGTAGCGAGGAAAGCGACTCCGAGGAGGAGAAGAAGCCCGCGGCAAAGGCACCCTCTAAGGCAGCACCCGCCAAAAAGGCGGCTGACACATCCAGTGAGGAGAGCGACTCCGAGGACGAGGCGCCCAAAAAGACGGCGACTCCTGCAAAGGCTGCGCCCGCTAAGAAAGCCGCTTCCTCCAGTGACGATAGCGACAGCTCCGAAGATGAGAAAAAACCAGCAGCAAAGTCCCCAGCCAAGCCAGCTGTAGCGAAGAAGGCTGCTTCCAGCAGCGAAGACAGCAGTTCCGAGGAAGATGCCAAGCCCGCAGCTCCAGCCAAGGCTGCGGCTCCCAAAAAAGCAGCATCCTCCAGCGACGACAGTGATTCCGATGAGGAGCCAGCTGCTAAGAAATCTGCCCCAGCAAAGCCTGCGGCAAAGGCAGCCTCGTCTAGCAGCGACGACAGTGACTCCGAGGAAGAGAAGAAGCCAGCGGCGAAGACCCCTGCTAAGGCTGCTCCCGCTAAGAAGGTCAAGAGCTCCAGTGAGGACAGTTCCTCAGAGGACGAAGCTCCTAAGAAGGCGGCAGCTCCCGCCAAGGCTACACCCGCTAAGCCTGCTGCCGGAAAGAAAGCTGAATCTTCCAGCGAAGACAGTTCATCCGAAGATGAGGCACCGAAGAAGGATGCGACTCCAGCAAAGCCGGTCGCAAAGAAGGCCGCGACCTCCAGCGAGGACAGTGACTCCGATGAAGATAAGGCACCTAAAAAACCAGCTGCTAAGCCAGTTATTAAAGGTGCTCCCGCTAAGAAAGCAGGTGACTCCGAGGACTCTTCGGAGGACAGCGACAGCTCCGAAGATTCAAAGCCCAAGGCTAAAGCTGCTGCGCCCAAAGCTGCGGCTAAGGCGGCCTCCTCCAGCAGCGAAGACTCTAGTGAAGATGAGGCTCAAGCTGCTGTGAAGCCAGCTGTGAAAAAGACAGCTGCTCCCGCCAAGAAGGATGAATCTTCTTCAGAGGACTCCTCCGAGGATGAGGCGCCGCCAGCAAAGAAGCCTGCTCCTGCGCCCAAAAAGAAGGACAGCAGCAGCGACGACAGTGACTCGAGCGAGGAGTCGGGAGAAGTGCAGTCCAAGGCGGTGGCTAATGGAGGACCAAAGCCTGGCCAGAAGCGCAAGCTGAGCGGCGGCGATGCCGAGGAAGCAACGCCCAACAAGAAGTACAACAACTTTGTCAAGTCGGGCGAGCAACAG AGAAATGGTTTTAACTCGACTCCCAAGAACAACTTTAAAAACAACGGACAGCTGAACAATAGTGGAGGGGGAAGTGGCGGAAGACGCTCCCCCTTCCGGCGGGTTCGCACCGAGGAGGTGCTAGTGGATGTCCGGGTGAAGGACATGTCGTTCGAGGCCAAG AAAAACGCTGCCGGCTCCTGGGGCGAACGGGCTAATAAAGATTTGAAGCACACGCGCGGAAAGTCCTTCAAGCACGAGAAGACCAAGAAGAAGCGCGGCAGCTATCGGGGCGGCCAGATTGACACGGGCGTCAATTCTATAAAGTTTGACTAG
- the P5CDh1 gene encoding delta-1-pyrroline-5-carboxylate dehydrogenase, mitochondrial → MLRMLGNSPASMQLSVLKNCTRSLGSVLPQLKIHDFQVVNEPILTYRKNSAERKDLQRALKAAASNCEEIPIVIGGKEFKTSEVRHQVMPHDHQHSIARFYYADKKLVEKAIKTAVETQPKWDRVPIEDRLKIWEKAADLMATTYRQELNAATMLGQSKTVIQAEIDAAAELIDFIRMNAYFLKEATKYQPISEDPKVTKNSLRYRGIDGFIAAVSPFNFTAIGGNLSYTPALMGNGVVWKPSDTAMLSNWRIFNIMREAGVPDGVVNFVPADGPVFGDTITASPHLAGINFTGSVPTFNRLWKQVGNNIDKYVNFPRLTGECGGKNFHFVHKSADVESVVTSTIRSAFEYCGQKCSACSRMYVPESLWPKIKEGLQCEAEKLKIGDVQDFSSFTSAVIDDKAFKRITSYIEHAKKSPNLEILAGGTYSDSKGYFVNPTIVLSKDPKDRIMTEEIFGPVLTIYVYKESDLLETMKLVHTSTKFALTGAVFGQDEEFVKCALQEFKMAAGNFYINDKSTGSVVGQQPFGGGRMSGTNDKAGGPHYILRWTSPQSIKETFVPLRDVNYPYMSE, encoded by the exons ATGTTGCGAATGTTGGGCAATTCCCCCGCCAGCATGCAGCTGAGTGTGCTGAAAAA TTGCACTCGGAGTCTGGGCTCTGTTCTGCCCCAGCTGAAAATCCACGACTTTCAGGTGGTCAACGAGCCGATCCTCACTTATCGCAAGAACTCAGCGGAGCGCAAGGACCTCCAGCGGGCACTGAAGGCCGCCGCTTCGAACTGCGAGGAAATTCCGATCGTCATCGGCGGCAAGGAGTTCAAAACGTCGGAGGTGCGCCACCAGGTGATGCCCCACGACCACCAGCACAGCATAGCTCGCTTCTACTACGCCGACAAGAAGCTCGTCGAGAAGGCCATTAAAACGGCGGTGGAAACGCAGCCCAAGTGGGACCGCGTACCAATCGAGGATCGCTTGAAGATCTGGGAGAAGGCAGCAGATCTGATGGCGACAACCTATCGCCAGGAACTGAATGCCGCCACCATGCTGGGACAGTCCAAGACAGTTATCCAAGCGGAGATTGATGCGGCAGCAGAACTGATTGACTTTATTCG TATGAACGCATACTTCCTCAAGGAGGCCACCAAATACCAACCCATCAGCGAAGACCCAAAAGTTACCAAGAACTCGTTGCGCTACCGCGGTATTGACGGCTTTATTGCGGCCGTGAGCCCATTCAACTTCACAGCCATTGGCGGCAACCTGTCCTACACCCCAGCTCTGATG GGTAACGGTGTGGTGTGGAAGCCCTCGGACACGGCCATGCTGTCCAACTGGCGCATTTTCAACATCATGCGGGAGGCGGGAGTACCCGACGGAGTCGTTAACTTTGTTCCCGCCGATGGACCTGTGTTTGGTGACACGATAACCGCCAGCCCCCATCTGGCCGGCATCAATTTCACTGGCTCGGTGCC AACCTTCAATCGCCTGTGGAAGCAGGTGGGAAACAACATTGACAAGTACGTTAACTTTCCACGATTGACGGGCGAGTGCGGAGGCAAGAATTTCCACTTCGTGCACAAGTCCGCCGACGTTGAGTCGGTGGTCACCTCCACCATCCGCTCGGCATTTGAGTACTGCGGACAGAAGTGTTCTGCCTGCTCCCGAATGTATGTGCCCGAATCACTGTGGCCAAAG ATCAAGGAGGGCCTACAATGCGAGGCCGAGAAGCTGAAAATCGGCGACGTGCAAGACTTCAGCAGCTTCACATCTGCTGTGATTGACGACAAAGCATTTAAACGCATTACTAGCTACATTGAACACGCCAAGAAGTCCCCCAACCTGGAGATCCTCGCCGGCGGCACTTACTCGGACAGCAAGGGCTACTTCGTCAACCCGACCATAGTGCTCAGTAAGGATCCCAAGGACCGCATCATGACCGAAGAGATCTTTGGCCCCGTGCTGACGATCTACGTCTACAAGGAGTCCGATCTATTGGAAACAATGAAGCTGGTGCACACCTCCACCAAATTCGCTTTAACCGGAGCAGTATTCGGCCAGGACGA GGAATTCGTCAAGTGCGCTCTGCAGGAGTTTAAAATGGCCGCTGGAAACTTCTATATTAACGACAAGTCGACTGGATCAGTGGTGGGCCAGCAACCCTTCGGCGGTGGCCGCATGTCCGGCACCAACGACAAGGCCGGCGGCCCGCACTACATCCTGCGCTGGACCTCGCCGCAGTCCATCAAAGAGACGTTTGTGCCGCTGCGGGACGTCAACTACCCGTACATGAGCGAATAA